A single bacterium BMS3Abin11 DNA region contains:
- the zntR_2 gene encoding HTH-type transcriptional regulator ZntR, whose protein sequence is MLTVTELARQTDTTPHAVRYYTRKGLLQPVRHPENNYRLYKPSEVRWLRFVRQAKALGYTLAEIRAIMQDADKGQSPCPRVREILLKHIEENRRQLEILMDLQKRMELALERWADMPDGIPDGHSVCHLIESSTKNNKGELQ, encoded by the coding sequence ATGCTTACAGTAACTGAACTTGCAAGGCAGACCGATACAACGCCGCACGCCGTTCGCTATTACACTCGTAAAGGTTTGCTGCAACCTGTCAGGCATCCAGAGAATAATTACCGTCTGTACAAACCCAGCGAAGTCCGCTGGTTAAGGTTTGTCAGGCAGGCAAAAGCGCTGGGTTATACGCTGGCTGAGATACGGGCAATTATGCAGGATGCAGATAAAGGCCAGTCACCCTGTCCGCGAGTGCGTGAAATATTACTCAAGCATATAGAAGAAAACAGAAGACAGCTTGAGATTTTAATGGATCTACAGAAACGTATGGAATTGGCACTCGAACGATGGGCGGATATGCCTGATGGAATACCAGATGGGCATTCTGTTTGTCACCTGATAGAAAGCAGCACCAAAAACAATAAAGGAGAATTGCAATGA
- the czcA_2 gene encoding cobalt-zinc-cadmium resistance protein CzcA — protein sequence MLNKIIDTAVGSRLLVVIALVAMVFGAVIILPNLNLDAFPDVTNIQVTVNTEAPGLAAEEVEQLITFPIEAVMYSLPDVEEVRSISKTGLSGITVVFKEGTDIYFARSLVFERLLSAREQIPSGIGTPAMGPNTSGLGQVFQYMIRSKEPGRYDSQTLRSLNDWVVKLLIMPVGGVTEVLSFGGEVRQYQVQLDPQRLLSFDLQPREVTEAIEVNNRNAGGWYMDRGAEQLVIRGVGWIRPGQDGLRDIGNIPLKDKNGTVVRVKDVAAVEFGAEIRQGAVTMTMRDKTGSAKQLGEVVVGIVMKRMGANTKATIDGIKDRLPAIQQALPDGVIIEPFYDQSKLVDKAVSTVTKALLEAFVLIIVVLLLFLMNIRATLLVLLSIPISIGMALMAMAYWGISANLMSLGGLAIAIGMMVDGSVVMMEHIFSHLTHPDAQHREELQQGIDRGDPHPYDSAHDDHGMALRIKESAKEVGRPVFFAVLIITIVFAPLFALEGVEGKLFQPMAISIVLAMIASLLVALIVIPALATFVFKTGIREKTSPILKPVEKLYRGLLQKSLSHRAVVVIIALGLFIASIALVPFLGTEFVPELEEGTINVRVTLAPSSSLNTAMEVAQVLEKQLLTFPEVLYASSRVGRAEVGGDPEPVSNIEIFMGLKPVPEWTSAKNRKEIQKLMEEKMSIVPGLLFTFSQPIATRVDELLSGVKAQLAIKLFGPDLAVLVEKGKEIDALVKKIDGTTGVALEQSEGEAQLVVRPDRDKLARYGIPVNQVISLVSDAIGGQKAGQVIQGNERYDIYVRLAREHRNSIEAISNLILQAPGGAWVKLSDVASVGIESGPPQIRRDDVQRRVVIQTNVEGRDMGGLVTEIDQRIRDEIDLPAGYSIVYGGQFENQQRAQQRLMIVVPLSLGLIFLLLYFAFNSVGQALLIMLNVPLALIGGIAALFFSGQYLSVPGSIGFIALFGVAVLNGVVMVNAINQRVEGWTGPVDKAIFSGALSRLRPVLMTASIAALGLIPMLLASGVGSEVQRPLATVVVGGLFSSTLLTLFVLPVLYTRFSKGKIEMDTGHGI from the coding sequence ATGCTAAATAAAATTATTGATACTGCCGTCGGCAGTCGCCTGCTAGTGGTTATTGCTCTGGTTGCCATGGTATTTGGGGCCGTAATTATTCTGCCTAATCTCAATCTCGATGCCTTCCCTGATGTCACCAATATCCAGGTCACCGTCAATACGGAAGCACCTGGACTGGCCGCAGAAGAAGTTGAACAATTGATCACCTTCCCGATTGAAGCGGTGATGTATAGCCTGCCAGATGTCGAGGAGGTACGCTCAATTTCCAAGACGGGCTTATCAGGAATTACCGTTGTTTTCAAAGAAGGAACCGACATCTATTTTGCCCGTTCACTGGTATTCGAGCGTCTGCTATCGGCTCGCGAGCAAATACCGAGCGGTATAGGTACACCGGCCATGGGACCGAATACTTCCGGCCTTGGGCAGGTGTTCCAGTACATGATCCGCTCTAAAGAACCCGGAAGATATGACAGCCAGACATTGCGCAGTCTTAATGACTGGGTGGTCAAACTATTGATCATGCCTGTAGGGGGTGTCACCGAAGTGCTCTCTTTTGGCGGCGAGGTACGACAATATCAGGTTCAGCTGGATCCTCAGCGCCTGCTGAGCTTCGATCTCCAGCCACGCGAAGTGACTGAGGCCATTGAGGTCAACAATCGCAATGCCGGAGGCTGGTATATGGATCGGGGCGCCGAACAACTCGTCATTCGCGGTGTCGGCTGGATACGCCCGGGCCAGGATGGACTGCGTGATATCGGTAACATCCCGCTTAAAGACAAGAATGGTACCGTGGTACGGGTGAAAGATGTCGCGGCTGTTGAGTTTGGCGCTGAAATTCGCCAGGGGGCGGTCACCATGACCATGCGAGACAAAACCGGCTCTGCAAAACAACTCGGCGAAGTCGTCGTGGGTATAGTGATGAAACGTATGGGCGCGAATACCAAGGCCACTATTGATGGCATCAAGGATCGCTTGCCCGCTATTCAGCAGGCACTACCAGACGGCGTCATCATTGAACCATTCTATGACCAGTCCAAGCTGGTCGATAAAGCCGTCTCAACGGTAACCAAAGCACTACTGGAAGCCTTTGTACTGATTATCGTTGTACTGCTACTGTTTCTGATGAACATCCGTGCGACCCTGCTGGTGCTTCTGTCTATCCCGATATCCATTGGTATGGCACTGATGGCCATGGCTTACTGGGGGATATCGGCAAACCTGATGTCACTGGGTGGGCTGGCTATCGCTATTGGCATGATGGTCGATGGCTCGGTGGTAATGATGGAGCATATCTTCAGTCATCTGACGCATCCGGATGCCCAGCACAGAGAAGAACTACAGCAGGGTATTGATAGGGGCGACCCGCATCCCTATGACTCGGCGCATGATGATCACGGCATGGCACTGCGCATCAAGGAGTCGGCCAAAGAAGTCGGTAGACCAGTGTTTTTTGCTGTGCTTATCATTACCATTGTATTTGCACCGTTGTTCGCACTCGAAGGCGTGGAGGGTAAGCTATTCCAGCCGATGGCAATTTCCATCGTTCTGGCCATGATTGCCTCACTGCTGGTAGCCTTGATAGTCATACCGGCACTGGCAACCTTTGTTTTCAAAACAGGTATCAGGGAAAAAACCAGTCCGATTTTGAAACCAGTAGAAAAGCTGTATCGAGGATTATTGCAAAAATCACTGTCCCATCGGGCAGTAGTTGTGATAATAGCTCTCGGACTGTTTATTGCCTCGATCGCCCTGGTTCCTTTTCTGGGAACAGAGTTTGTACCGGAACTTGAAGAAGGTACCATCAATGTACGTGTGACGCTGGCCCCCTCCTCCAGCCTCAATACCGCCATGGAAGTAGCACAGGTACTCGAGAAACAGTTGCTGACATTTCCAGAGGTACTGTACGCCTCAAGTCGAGTCGGTCGTGCTGAAGTGGGTGGTGACCCTGAGCCTGTTTCCAATATCGAGATATTTATGGGTCTGAAACCGGTACCAGAATGGACATCAGCGAAAAACCGTAAGGAAATTCAGAAGCTGATGGAAGAAAAAATGTCCATCGTGCCCGGTCTACTGTTTACTTTCTCACAGCCTATCGCTACCCGTGTTGATGAACTGCTGTCGGGTGTTAAGGCTCAGCTTGCCATTAAACTATTTGGACCAGATCTGGCTGTACTGGTAGAAAAAGGCAAGGAGATTGATGCCCTGGTCAAGAAGATTGATGGCACCACCGGTGTGGCGCTGGAGCAAAGCGAAGGTGAAGCACAGTTGGTTGTACGACCGGATCGAGACAAGCTGGCGCGCTACGGCATTCCCGTAAATCAGGTCATCAGCCTGGTGTCTGATGCAATTGGCGGGCAGAAGGCCGGCCAGGTGATCCAGGGTAATGAGCGTTATGATATTTATGTCCGTCTGGCCAGGGAGCATCGTAACAGCATCGAAGCCATCAGTAACCTGATCCTGCAAGCCCCTGGCGGGGCATGGGTAAAGCTTAGTGATGTCGCCAGTGTCGGTATCGAATCCGGTCCGCCACAGATTCGCCGTGACGACGTACAACGCCGCGTGGTAATTCAGACCAATGTTGAAGGTCGCGACATGGGTGGGCTGGTAACAGAAATCGACCAACGCATCCGTGACGAAATCGACCTGCCTGCCGGTTACAGCATAGTCTACGGTGGCCAGTTCGAAAATCAGCAACGTGCACAACAGCGTTTGATGATCGTTGTGCCGCTATCACTCGGGCTGATCTTTCTGCTGTTATATTTCGCCTTTAACTCAGTCGGCCAGGCATTGCTGATCATGCTCAATGTACCGCTGGCATTGATAGGTGGAATCGCTGCCCTGTTCTTTTCTGGACAATATCTATCGGTACCGGGGTCCATCGGCTTCATCGCCCTTTTTGGCGTTGCCGTACTAAATGGCGTAGTAATGGTGAATGCTATCAACCAGCGTGTCGAAGGCTGGACGGGTCCGGTGGATAAAGCCATATTCAGTGGTGCACTGTCACGTTTGCGCCCTGTATTGATGACTGCTTCTATTGCAGCACTGGGGCTCATCCCCATGCTATTGGCCAGTGGTGTCGGTTCGGAAGTGCAGCGTCCGTTAGCAACGGTTGTGGTAGGTGGATTATTTTCTTCTACCTTGCTGACCCTGTTCGTTCTGCCAGTCCTCTATACACGTTTCTCAAAGGGTAAGATCGAAATGGATACCGGGCACGGTATTTAA
- the silP gene encoding silver exporting P-type ATPase, whose translation MIKDPVCGMTVSADSEHHHKYADKDYYFCSSSCHDKFTADPEQYLASESLKDPVCGMDVSADSEHHHKHDDKDYYFCSSSCHEKFVADPGQYLTSESLKDPVCGMDVTEGSEHKSQYDGEDYYFCSASCKGKFDNKPTDYIHKHEVNGQHDHSEHECHHAEKGNVGKADDSNIYTCPMHPEVEQQGPGACPKCGMALEPKNIPLVATRTEYTCPMHPEIVQDHPGACPKCGMALEPLTVEIEEDTSELDYMSRRFWISSILAIPVLISAMAAEFWPQAMAGLIDPNLRQWIEMVVATPVVVWGGWIFYVRAVQSVITGNLNMFTLIGIGVSVAWTYSVIATVAPGIFPPAILNEVGVVPVYFEAAAVITALILLGQVLELRARSQTNAAIKLLLGLAPKTARIVRNDGTEEDIPMEHVQVGDILRVRPGEKIPVDGTVQDGVSNVDESMVTGEPIPLEKAPGDKLIGATVNSTGSLLMRAEKVGSDTLLAQIVQMVADAQRSRAPIQRLVDVVAGYFVPVVIVISIITFFVWWNWGPEPALAYAVINAVAVLIIACPCALGLATPMSIMVGTGKGAMMGVLFKNAEALEVLRKVDTLVVDKTGTLTEGKPKLVSVVAIDGFHEHDALRLAASLERASEHPLAEAIVRGAEERDSVLTKTDDFQSVTGKGVTGTVDGHSVALGNIKLLTDLGIDVGDLPQQADTLRTDGQTVMLLAIDNRAAGLIGVADPIKDSTPEAIADLHKEGLKLVMLTGDSRKTAEAVAAKLDIDQVQAEVLPDQKADVVKKLQSEGRIVAMAGDGINDAPALAQAHVGIAMGTGTDVAMESAGVTLIKGDLRGIVRARHLSRATMKNIRQNLFFAFIYNSVGVPVAAGVLYPVFGLLLSPIIAAAAMSFSSVSVITNALRLRRVKV comes from the coding sequence ATGATAAAAGACCCAGTATGTGGGATGACCGTTTCTGCTGACAGCGAACATCATCACAAATATGCAGATAAAGATTATTATTTTTGTAGTTCATCCTGCCATGACAAGTTTACTGCTGACCCGGAACAATATCTTGCATCAGAATCACTGAAAGATCCTGTTTGTGGAATGGATGTTTCTGCTGACAGCGAACATCATCATAAACATGACGATAAAGATTACTATTTCTGTAGCTCATCTTGCCATGAGAAGTTTGTCGCTGACCCGGGACAATATCTCACATCGGAATCACTGAAAGATCCTGTCTGCGGAATGGATGTCACAGAGGGTTCCGAGCATAAATCCCAGTACGATGGCGAAGACTATTATTTTTGCAGTGCTTCATGCAAAGGGAAATTTGACAATAAGCCCACTGATTATATACATAAACACGAAGTCAATGGCCAGCATGATCATTCTGAACACGAGTGTCATCACGCTGAAAAAGGCAATGTCGGCAAAGCCGATGACAGCAACATCTATACCTGCCCAATGCATCCCGAAGTGGAGCAACAAGGTCCGGGTGCCTGCCCCAAGTGTGGTATGGCACTGGAACCGAAGAACATTCCCCTAGTAGCAACCAGGACAGAATATACCTGCCCGATGCACCCGGAAATTGTTCAGGACCACCCTGGTGCCTGCCCCAAATGCGGCATGGCGCTGGAGCCGCTCACCGTGGAGATTGAAGAGGATACCAGCGAACTGGACTATATGAGCAGGCGCTTCTGGATTAGCTCCATCCTTGCCATCCCGGTATTAATCAGTGCCATGGCGGCCGAGTTCTGGCCACAAGCGATGGCTGGGCTGATCGATCCTAATCTACGTCAATGGATTGAAATGGTGGTAGCAACGCCTGTGGTGGTCTGGGGAGGCTGGATTTTTTATGTACGTGCTGTGCAATCGGTAATCACAGGTAACCTGAATATGTTCACCCTCATCGGAATCGGTGTATCGGTTGCCTGGACATATAGTGTGATTGCTACCGTCGCCCCCGGCATTTTCCCGCCGGCCATACTCAACGAGGTTGGTGTGGTTCCGGTCTATTTCGAGGCTGCCGCCGTGATCACTGCGCTGATATTGCTCGGGCAGGTACTGGAACTGCGGGCACGCAGTCAGACTAACGCCGCTATTAAGCTGTTGTTGGGGCTGGCACCTAAGACCGCGCGAATCGTTCGCAACGATGGCACCGAAGAAGACATACCCATGGAACATGTGCAAGTGGGTGATATACTACGAGTACGCCCTGGTGAAAAAATTCCGGTGGACGGTACCGTCCAGGACGGTGTAAGTAATGTAGATGAATCCATGGTCACCGGTGAACCCATCCCGCTGGAAAAGGCCCCCGGTGACAAGCTGATTGGCGCGACAGTAAACTCAACGGGCAGTCTCCTGATGCGCGCTGAGAAGGTGGGATCGGATACCCTGCTGGCGCAGATCGTACAGATGGTAGCCGACGCCCAGCGCTCGCGGGCGCCGATCCAGAGACTGGTCGATGTTGTTGCCGGTTACTTTGTTCCGGTTGTTATCGTGATTTCCATCATCACCTTCTTTGTCTGGTGGAACTGGGGACCCGAACCCGCACTGGCCTATGCGGTGATCAATGCTGTGGCGGTACTGATCATCGCCTGCCCCTGTGCTCTGGGACTGGCTACACCCATGTCGATTATGGTCGGTACCGGTAAAGGCGCGATGATGGGAGTGTTGTTCAAGAATGCCGAGGCACTGGAGGTGCTGAGAAAGGTCGATACCCTGGTGGTGGATAAGACCGGCACCCTGACCGAGGGCAAACCAAAACTTGTCTCGGTGGTCGCGATAGACGGCTTTCATGAACACGATGCCCTGCGACTGGCTGCCAGCCTGGAGCGGGCCAGTGAACACCCGTTGGCCGAAGCCATTGTGCGTGGTGCAGAGGAACGTGATAGCGTACTGACCAAAACCGATGACTTCCAGTCTGTTACCGGCAAGGGTGTGACCGGCACGGTGGATGGCCATAGTGTGGCACTCGGTAATATCAAACTGCTCACCGATCTGGGTATTGATGTTGGTGATCTGCCGCAACAGGCCGATACCCTGCGTACCGATGGCCAGACAGTGATGTTGCTGGCGATAGACAACAGGGCCGCCGGGCTGATAGGCGTGGCCGACCCTATTAAGGATTCCACGCCGGAAGCGATTGCCGATCTTCACAAAGAGGGTCTCAAGTTAGTGATGTTGACCGGTGACAGCCGCAAGACAGCCGAAGCAGTGGCCGCCAAGCTGGACATCGATCAGGTACAGGCAGAAGTGCTGCCGGATCAGAAGGCAGATGTGGTAAAGAAACTTCAGTCAGAAGGCCGTATCGTTGCCATGGCGGGAGACGGCATAAATGATGCGCCGGCCCTGGCCCAGGCCCATGTGGGTATAGCAATGGGGACGGGGACGGATGTTGCCATGGAGAGTGCAGGCGTAACGCTGATCAAAGGTGATCTGCGTGGGATTGTTCGCGCAAGGCACCTGAGTCGCGCCACAATGAAGAACATTCGTCAGAACCTCTTCTTCGCCTTTATCTACAACTCTGTGGGTGTACCAGTCGCGGCAGGTGTGTTATACCCGGTATTCGGTCTTCTGTTGTCACCCATCATTGCGGCGGCAGCGATGAGCTTTAGTTCAGTATCTGTCATTACTAACGCCTTGCGACTACGACGGGTAAAAGTATAG
- the czcB_2 gene encoding cobalt-zinc-cadmium resistance protein CzcB, translating to MIMPIKPLHVALLISMATMTYAFTVESNPTNTSSASPAHEEQGHDKGGEHEESATVQLTPEQLKTAGIEVTRLALGNVAGILTAPGEIMLNDYRTVKITPRIAAQIIERHARLGDIVEQGQPLVTLSSVEMAQAEGELLVADREWRRVKSLGRKVVSEKRYTEARVSRDQASAKVRAYGMSHDEITNLLDTKNKIAADGTFSLIATLKGRVLVDDFVIGERVEPGRELMVIADESVMWVEARVRPADAARISSGNPATIQVGNRIFQAKVSQIHHTLDETTRTLAVRLDVENDDDQLHPGMFVNVRIQTNTVIRALSVPESAVLRSPDGDWQVLVQQDEPGEFKAVEIELKYVSDGKAIISGIEPGTPVVTQGAFFVQSELAKSGFEIHNH from the coding sequence ATGATTATGCCTATAAAACCACTACACGTAGCACTTCTTATATCGATGGCGACTATGACTTACGCCTTCACGGTAGAGAGTAATCCCACCAATACGTCTTCTGCATCACCTGCTCATGAAGAACAGGGACACGATAAGGGCGGCGAACATGAAGAATCCGCTACGGTGCAGCTGACCCCCGAGCAGCTGAAGACAGCCGGCATAGAAGTGACCAGACTTGCACTGGGTAATGTCGCCGGGATATTAACCGCACCGGGTGAAATTATGCTGAATGACTATCGCACGGTAAAAATCACACCACGTATAGCCGCTCAGATCATAGAACGCCATGCCCGACTCGGTGATATCGTCGAGCAAGGCCAGCCTCTGGTGACCCTGTCCAGTGTAGAAATGGCACAGGCCGAAGGCGAACTGCTGGTTGCTGACCGCGAATGGCGGCGAGTTAAATCTCTTGGCCGCAAAGTCGTTTCGGAAAAACGCTATACCGAAGCCCGTGTCAGCAGGGATCAGGCAAGTGCAAAAGTCCGTGCCTATGGAATGTCACATGACGAAATAACCAACCTGCTTGATACAAAAAATAAAATTGCTGCAGACGGCACTTTCAGCTTGATTGCAACACTCAAGGGACGTGTCCTTGTGGATGATTTTGTTATCGGTGAACGAGTGGAACCTGGTCGTGAACTAATGGTTATTGCAGATGAATCCGTCATGTGGGTGGAAGCACGGGTACGCCCTGCCGATGCCGCCCGCATTAGTTCAGGTAATCCTGCCACTATTCAGGTTGGAAACAGGATATTCCAGGCCAAAGTCAGCCAGATCCACCATACCCTTGATGAAACTACTCGCACGCTGGCAGTGCGGCTGGATGTGGAAAATGATGACGATCAGCTTCACCCAGGCATGTTCGTCAATGTACGCATTCAGACCAATACGGTTATACGGGCACTTAGTGTGCCTGAGTCAGCTGTACTACGCAGCCCTGATGGTGACTGGCAGGTACTGGTGCAGCAGGATGAACCGGGTGAGTTCAAAGCAGTAGAAATTGAATTGAAATATGTCAGCGACGGTAAGGCTATCATCTCCGGTATCGAACCCGGCACTCCCGTGGTCACGCAAGGCGCTTTTTTTGTTCAGTCTGAGCTGGCAAAAAGTGGCTTCGAAATTCACAACCATTAG
- a CDS encoding phosphate-selective porin O and P — translation MKKRHNAILRKAVMAAVIGAFPITSMAGGSDYDVLQDQVKTLQKQLEQVQKALKEIKTKSASKQDMETAKSQFREEISNAMTPNTLVHLAGYAGAGYDSKVGKDGSFVVGSFSPILHYQYRDMFMLEAELEFAVKNDGETDVEMEYMTIDWFMNDYSTLIVGKFLSPIGNFRQNLHPSWINKMADAPPGFGHDGAAPVSDLGLQVRGGFGEKIRSNYALYVANGPELNAAAEDGGFELEGIMAEGFNADVDGKKTFGGRYGIIPMVGLEIGLSAATGKAAVTNIVDEEAGTSIGVLGNSRNYDVFGTDFSWQRNTLDFRGEYVQTKIGEALTGPGASEGAKWKTWYLQAAYMIPSVSLEPVLRYTDFDSPGASADVKQWAVGLNYHFTNHLLAKLDYQSNDVNKGSHLPDSKWMAQMAYGF, via the coding sequence ATGAAAAAACGACACAATGCAATATTAAGAAAGGCCGTTATGGCGGCTGTGATTGGTGCCTTTCCGATTACCTCGATGGCAGGCGGCAGCGACTATGATGTGCTGCAGGATCAGGTAAAAACGCTGCAGAAGCAATTAGAGCAGGTACAGAAGGCGCTCAAGGAAATAAAAACGAAGAGTGCATCGAAACAGGACATGGAAACAGCCAAGTCACAATTCAGGGAAGAGATATCGAATGCGATGACACCGAACACCCTGGTACATCTCGCAGGTTATGCAGGTGCAGGATATGACAGCAAGGTAGGTAAGGATGGCAGCTTTGTTGTTGGATCTTTCTCCCCTATACTGCACTATCAATACCGCGATATGTTCATGCTGGAAGCTGAACTTGAATTTGCTGTGAAAAATGATGGTGAAACTGATGTGGAGATGGAATATATGACCATCGACTGGTTCATGAATGACTATTCTACGCTCATTGTAGGTAAGTTCCTGAGTCCTATAGGCAATTTCAGGCAAAACCTTCACCCCTCATGGATCAACAAAATGGCAGATGCCCCGCCTGGCTTCGGGCATGATGGCGCTGCACCGGTCTCCGATCTCGGGCTTCAGGTTCGCGGTGGCTTCGGTGAAAAGATCCGTAGTAACTATGCGCTCTATGTTGCTAACGGGCCGGAATTAAATGCAGCAGCTGAAGATGGTGGGTTTGAACTGGAAGGTATTATGGCTGAGGGCTTTAATGCCGATGTTGATGGCAAAAAAACCTTTGGTGGTCGTTACGGAATTATACCCATGGTCGGCCTTGAAATCGGCTTGTCAGCAGCGACAGGTAAGGCTGCAGTGACCAATATCGTTGATGAAGAAGCCGGTACTTCTATAGGTGTACTGGGTAATTCCCGTAACTATGATGTTTTCGGTACTGATTTTTCATGGCAGAGAAATACGCTCGATTTTCGCGGTGAATATGTCCAGACAAAAATTGGAGAGGCCCTGACCGGCCCGGGTGCATCAGAAGGTGCCAAGTGGAAGACCTGGTATCTGCAGGCGGCGTACATGATACCATCTGTCAGCCTTGAGCCGGTGTTGCGCTACACTGACTTTGATTCGCCAGGTGCATCAGCAGACGTCAAACAATGGGCAGTCGGTCTCAACTACCACTTTACCAATCATCTGCTTGCCAAGCTTGATTATCAATCCAATGATGTAAACAAAGGTAGCCACCTGCCTGATAGCAAGTGGATGGCTCAAATGGCTTATGGCTTCTAA
- a CDS encoding outer membrane efflux protein, producing the protein MINKTLLVSALCAGLLAVPTWANQTKPAVSLDNYAPADLTTLISDTLPDHPRLLAARDALQAAITRLQAAGRPLYNPELEFDTENTDINTTVLQYSQKIDSGGQRKARTGVAEAELKAARAEFELAELSLLHDLLTALSDQQSGKEIAALAVEGLELMREFADIAKRRYQAGDLSQVETNLAQLAYNEAMMAHAQALTAYTVARERVIALFPTPPAKTSVLPESLPSPVLPADIEAFVIELPTIRKSASNIGALSERVALRNSERSWEPTLAVRGGRENDKSLVGLTLSLPLKIRNDQKAEVQTARQELAQAEQILRQTERDLKARVLSSTQRYRLLRSAFDAWRKSGRGHIDSQLALTKRLWRSGDMSTTDYLVQLKQALDTQASGIELRNQMWRSSFEWMKDTAIIDDWLKITNTGIDK; encoded by the coding sequence ATGATTAACAAGACATTACTCGTGTCTGCACTTTGTGCAGGCCTGCTCGCGGTTCCTACGTGGGCAAATCAAACAAAACCGGCCGTGTCGCTGGATAACTATGCGCCAGCGGATCTCACCACACTCATTTCGGACACGCTGCCTGACCACCCGCGCCTGCTCGCCGCCAGGGATGCCCTGCAAGCGGCTATCACGCGCCTGCAGGCGGCGGGACGGCCGCTGTATAACCCGGAACTGGAGTTTGATACGGAGAATACCGATATCAATACGACAGTATTGCAGTACAGCCAGAAGATAGACAGCGGCGGACAGCGCAAGGCAAGAACAGGGGTTGCCGAAGCCGAACTGAAAGCCGCCCGCGCCGAGTTCGAGCTGGCCGAGTTATCGCTACTTCACGATTTGTTGACCGCACTGTCTGACCAGCAGTCAGGCAAAGAGATTGCAGCTCTCGCCGTTGAAGGACTGGAGCTAATGCGCGAGTTTGCCGATATTGCTAAGCGCCGCTACCAGGCAGGCGACCTCTCACAGGTAGAAACCAACCTCGCACAGCTGGCCTACAACGAAGCGATGATGGCACACGCACAGGCGCTGACAGCTTATACTGTTGCCCGGGAAAGGGTCATCGCCCTTTTCCCCACACCACCGGCTAAAACCAGCGTACTGCCAGAATCACTACCCTCGCCTGTCCTGCCAGCGGATATAGAAGCATTCGTCATTGAACTGCCAACTATTCGAAAATCAGCATCCAATATTGGTGCCTTGAGTGAGCGCGTGGCGCTTCGAAATAGTGAGCGCAGCTGGGAGCCAACGCTTGCCGTACGTGGTGGCAGGGAAAATGATAAATCCCTGGTTGGGCTGACATTGAGCCTGCCGCTCAAGATACGAAACGATCAGAAGGCTGAAGTACAAACAGCACGTCAGGAACTGGCACAGGCAGAACAAATACTTCGCCAGACGGAGCGCGACCTGAAGGCGCGGGTTTTGAGCAGCACGCAACGCTATCGCCTGCTGCGTTCGGCATTCGACGCCTGGAGGAAAAGCGGTCGTGGGCATATCGATAGCCAGCTCGCGCTGACCAAACGCCTGTGGCGCAGCGGCGATATGAGCACCACCGACTATCTCGTGCAGCTCAAGCAGGCACTGGATACGCAGGCTTCGGGAATCGAACTGCGCAACCAGATGTGGCGCAGCAGCTTCGAATGGATGAAAGATACAGCCATCATCGACGACTGGCTGAAAATTACGAACACAGGAATAGACAAATGA